In the Gottschalkia purinilytica genome, one interval contains:
- a CDS encoding PucR family transcriptional regulator, with translation MGRQNGITIEDALNMECMKNCKIISGYKGIRNTMSSVNVMADPDISSWIGEGDFLLTTGYSLNKISLEEQKNLIRECSKKGLAGIGVKISPYLESLPYEVLSLSEELNFPIIDIHSDTPLSDIMTPIFNEIFNRQAYLLKKIEKIYEQFMNAMLNGFDIEEVTKLISDNIKNPIIVKLEFPDTMIKKLEFCDDSIKKILINNMEHFYINHEKYKEKKIDETNELINSKYVKRMVVPIIAKDSVFGHIFAWGINSSLGGYDLSVLEIASTTMALEVLKVLSLREVENRYKSEFIEDLISLDEKRKEKAIDRASFFNLNRRDNFLSITFKIKNKEDHFNKIDLTTDSLQQYISNIHDNIEKILENLNITGIVASKIERMMVLVSFRSDMEIKGVIDNLVEQIDLMIEKYERIDLRVGIGRVYKGLESFNSSYTDSVKAISAGKILSESSVVRFEDLGIFKILCQEHLEEELVKFYNSTIRSLVEYDSRKSTELVKTLEAYFLNNGNLKKMSDSLFTHYNTVLYRIQRIKEITGMDLENPNDRLNLEISLKIKQLLKK, from the coding sequence ATGGGAAGACAAAATGGAATAACAATCGAAGATGCTCTAAATATGGAATGCATGAAAAACTGCAAAATTATTTCTGGATATAAAGGAATCAGAAATACTATGTCTAGTGTAAATGTCATGGCTGATCCTGATATATCTAGTTGGATAGGAGAAGGAGACTTTTTACTTACAACTGGATATTCTTTAAATAAAATCAGCCTAGAAGAACAAAAAAATCTTATTAGAGAATGTTCAAAAAAAGGGCTTGCAGGTATAGGAGTAAAAATATCTCCTTATTTAGAATCACTTCCATATGAAGTATTAAGTTTATCAGAAGAACTTAATTTCCCTATAATAGACATTCATTCTGACACGCCACTTTCAGATATAATGACCCCTATTTTTAATGAAATATTTAATAGACAAGCTTACTTGTTAAAGAAAATTGAAAAGATATATGAACAGTTTATGAATGCAATGTTAAACGGTTTTGATATAGAAGAAGTTACTAAACTTATTAGTGACAATATAAAGAATCCTATCATTGTAAAGCTAGAATTTCCTGATACGATGATTAAAAAACTAGAATTTTGTGATGATTCTATAAAAAAAATACTCATAAATAATATGGAACATTTTTATATTAATCATGAAAAATATAAAGAGAAGAAAATAGATGAAACAAATGAGCTTATAAATTCAAAATATGTAAAAAGAATGGTTGTTCCTATTATAGCTAAAGATAGCGTTTTTGGTCATATTTTTGCTTGGGGAATAAACAGTTCTTTAGGAGGATATGATTTATCAGTTTTGGAAATAGCTTCTACTACTATGGCTCTTGAAGTTCTTAAGGTATTATCTTTAAGAGAGGTAGAAAACAGATATAAATCTGAGTTTATAGAGGATTTAATATCTTTAGATGAAAAAAGAAAAGAAAAAGCTATAGATAGAGCCTCATTTTTTAATTTAAATAGAAGAGATAATTTTTTGAGCATAACGTTTAAAATAAAGAATAAAGAGGATCATTTTAATAAAATAGATTTAACTACGGATTCATTACAACAATATATCTCTAATATACATGATAATATAGAAAAAATTCTAGAAAACTTAAATATAACAGGAATTGTTGCTAGTAAGATTGAGAGAATGATGGTTCTTGTATCCTTTAGAAGTGATATGGAAATTAAGGGTGTTATAGATAATTTGGTAGAACAAATAGATTTAATGATAGAAAAGTATGAAAGAATAGATTTAAGAGTTGGAATAGGAAGGGTATATAAAGGGCTCGAAAGCTTTAATAGTAGTTATACAGATTCTGTAAAAGCTATAAGTGCAGGTAAAATATTAAGCGAAAGTTCAGTTGTAAGATTCGAAGATTTAGGGATATTTAAAATACTGTGCCAAGAACACTTAGAAGAAGAATTGGTTAAATTTTATAACAGTACCATAAGATCTCTTGTAGAATATGATAGTAGAAAATCTACTGAATTAGTTAAAACCTTAGAAGCCTATTTTTTAAATAATGGTAATCTAAAGAAAATGTCTGATTCTTTATTTACTCACTATAATACGGTACTTTATAGAATTCAAAGAATAAAAGAAATAACGGGGATGGATTTAGAAAATCCAAATGATAGACTGAATCTAGAAATTTCTTTGAAGATAAAGCAACTTTTAAAGAAATAA
- a CDS encoding dihydroorotase has protein sequence MYDLILKNARIPLGDNTIVTNILVKDEKISGISNCIEGVEAKETIDVEEQLTLPGCIDSHTHFMYQGFPHRENFLTGTAAAATGGITTIIDMPCCTVPSARSVDQLKLKIDLCQPQSVVDFAMWGGVTGEDVREGWMHNVKEQADYGVVAFKVYMTPSVPTYPRVTDPEMLECFRAVAETGLPIGVHAENFAMCDFYVKKFQKGGKLDATAWSEARMELAEKVAIELGISFAEETNARLHIVHMSTGIGAKLIGEAKKRGINATSETCPHYLTLNYQDALKEHGAFAKVAPPLRNKKDNEELWEGLKNGSVDFIATDHAPYEIESEKNREDMTIWTAFPGFPGVETMVPILISEGYNKGRVSLSKLVDILSTNAAKHYGLYPKKGTIAIGSDADFTIIDLNKEWTITKETVTMCGYTPFKGMKLKGKPVKTIVRGHVVYDEKQEGTLPQLTDEELKTIVHEYPSGVEEKYSEIFEKFPHLHSDEYKRSYRKDHPELIDKHIRGIKGIMVKPGFGQFVKRQSIQILPKTITY, from the coding sequence ATGTACGATTTAATTCTTAAAAATGCTAGAATACCTCTAGGTGATAACACGATTGTCACTAATATTCTAGTTAAAGATGAAAAGATATCAGGAATATCTAATTGTATCGAAGGGGTAGAAGCAAAAGAAACGATAGATGTAGAAGAACAATTAACTTTACCAGGGTGTATAGATTCACATACCCATTTTATGTATCAAGGATTTCCTCATAGAGAGAACTTCTTAACAGGAACAGCAGCTGCTGCGACAGGTGGTATAACTACTATTATAGACATGCCATGTTGTACAGTTCCTTCAGCAAGAAGTGTTGATCAACTAAAGCTAAAAATAGATCTTTGTCAACCTCAATCAGTTGTAGACTTTGCTATGTGGGGTGGGGTAACAGGAGAAGACGTAAGAGAAGGTTGGATGCATAACGTTAAAGAACAAGCTGACTATGGAGTAGTTGCATTCAAAGTCTACATGACTCCGTCAGTTCCAACTTATCCAAGGGTTACTGACCCAGAAATGTTAGAATGTTTTAGAGCAGTTGCTGAAACAGGACTTCCAATAGGAGTTCATGCTGAAAACTTCGCTATGTGTGATTTCTATGTTAAAAAATTCCAAAAAGGTGGAAAGCTAGATGCTACTGCATGGTCAGAAGCTAGAATGGAATTAGCGGAAAAAGTTGCTATAGAGCTAGGAATAAGCTTTGCCGAAGAGACTAATGCAAGACTACATATAGTTCATATGAGTACAGGGATAGGTGCTAAATTAATAGGTGAAGCTAAGAAAAGAGGGATTAATGCAACTTCAGAAACTTGTCCTCACTATTTAACATTAAATTATCAAGATGCATTGAAAGAACACGGAGCTTTTGCAAAAGTAGCACCTCCACTGAGAAATAAAAAAGATAATGAAGAATTATGGGAAGGACTTAAAAATGGAAGTGTTGACTTTATAGCTACTGATCATGCTCCTTATGAAATAGAAAGTGAAAAAAATAGAGAAGACATGACAATATGGACTGCATTTCCAGGATTCCCTGGAGTTGAAACTATGGTACCTATATTAATAAGTGAGGGATATAATAAAGGAAGAGTTTCTTTAAGCAAATTAGTAGATATATTGTCAACTAATGCTGCAAAACATTATGGGTTATATCCTAAGAAAGGTACAATAGCTATAGGATCAGATGCTGACTTTACAATAATAGACTTAAATAAAGAATGGACTATAACAAAAGAAACGGTTACTATGTGTGGTTATACTCCATTTAAAGGGATGAAGTTAAAAGGTAAACCAGTTAAAACTATAGTTCGTGGACATGTGGTATATGATGAAAAACAAGAAGGAACGTTACCACAATTAACAGATGAAGAATTAAAAACAATAGTACATGAATATCCATCAGGAGTTGAAGAAAAATACTCTGAAATATTTGAAAAATTTCCACATTTACACAGTGATGAATATAAAAGAAGTTATAGGAAAGATCATCCTGAATTAATAGATAAACATATAAGAGGAATTAAAGGAATTATGGTTAAACCAGGATTTGGACAATTCGTAAAAAGACAAAGTATTCAAATCTTACCTAAAACAATAACATACTAA